The DNA window TTAagtgaaaacaagttgaaatttggatttaataatcaaatatacctaattcttaattttttaaacattaaaggTGTTCGATAATTATTGTAATAGATGACATATTACATGTCCAGATAAATGATGTGCTGCccatttattatataaaaaaaggctaaaGCAAATAATATACTATCTATTTGAGCTTAAAATAAAACCAGGTGCGTGGCATTGACCTTctcaaccctaaaaaaaataaatgaacaaaaTCTTTTAGATGcactaaaattttgatcacAATACTCTCAATACTGTTGAAAAGACCATGGTGAGATGAATTCAATGacttcttgaaaagttaacaatGATGACTAGAGTGTATCACAAGTGTTTTCAAAAGGTGGGGGCTCATTTATCTTTGGACGACGTGTGCTCTTCCAAGTGCTAGGCGCTCTCATGAttcacaagaagaaaaaaagtataaatgattttttttgatgtAATTGAAttcatcttattattttttttaataatattaataatgttgTTATTAAAGCTTTGATGTACACTTTTAGATTctcatttgttttctctttctctctctcttttttttttttttctatctttcttCATCTTTGAAACCTTTTAAAACATCACTATTCACACTATTCAcagggaatttttttaaaatcacaattaTTATAAGTGATTTTAACCGAAATgtactatttttcaaaaaatttgaaatgtgataattttttttcttaaataaaaactcCACCTCCTCAATGGCCTATTTAAatatttccaaaaataaaatcacattcAAATTTCACCCACATCTCTACAGTCAAATGCCCTATTTGAGAAACAATCACAGCCGAATGATCCATTAATCATGCTCCACGATTAACCCTCTCTGTCTAGACAGAGAGCAAAACTCTAATCTagtagtttgaaaaattaacaaatcagCTGTACTAGTTTAAAGCCCAATCTTATAATGATCCCTTTTAGGGTTGACAGAAAAAATTGAATGCCCGTAAACTCTATCTAAAACTCACCTCATTTGTCCCTCCTTTAAGCAAACCTGACTGAAGGATCaagttatatattataaaactagAGGGATCAATGTGATGATTCTTTAAAATACAGAATCTTAACTATATTTTACCCCCCAACAAAACTTCTCTCTGTGAAAGGACACTCCGtagtaaaataatgttttttagcaCACAGAGAGGCCTGACACATTATTACCAGTAGCCGAGTGAGAGAGAAACagttctagagagagaaagagggagagagTTTGATTTTTGAATGTGATTGTTATTAGTATATTTGTCATGCTCTCTTGTGTCTGCTAGTGTATACATTCAAACTTGACCTGCTAGTTTCTTagattcttccttttcttttattttcttacaatgaTTTCGACCGTTTGTGTCAGTTtctgtattttcaaacaaaagcAGCTTCTGGGCATTCCTCATTCTCAGTGAGTGAGAGTGGGATTCCTTTGCTTTTGAAGATCAAACTGGTTTTAATTGTTCATTCTGGAGGCACTACTCAATTCTAGCTTGCACGAAGTTTGAGTCTTGAAGGCAAAGTTGTTGTTCCTCCTAGCGAGTTTCTGGTTTCAATCGAGAGAGAAACAGCTCTGGTTTCGATAAAGTTTGAGTCTTGAAGACAAGAGTTGTGAGTTATTGAACTTTAGAAGCAGTTCAGGTTTCAACTGAGAGAGAAAAGGGGAGAGAAGTTGAAGATCAAGCTATACAGCTGGTTGTTGCTTTCTGGAGAGATGACAAATTCTGATTCCTGAGGCGTAAAGGTTGGTTCTTGGAGttgatttcttttgctttttatgatCCTATTTGGAAAAAAGAAGTGATCTTTTTCCCCTTTTGCTTTCCCCCCCCTTCTTATTGGGTTCTCTTATCTGGTTTTTGAAGATCAGTCAGTTCACATAATTAATGGTTCCATTCTCTTACTGTATCATTTTCTTCTCGTAGAGACAGGAGTGGCTTTGAATTGTGGAGGTCTTTGAATGTCGAGGAAGGTCAAATCTAATTGAggtatatttattttgcatttattgatttgaattctttttcaaaataaaaatgaacttGTAGTGGGGCTGGTGTATTGAATCaatcttgaagaatttaaataCACCTTATGTATATTACAAATGTAGATAGAGACTTGTAACTTCTCTTCAAAGgaaagtctctctctctctctctctgaaccAGCTAGCTCTCTATTTACGGGGATAAAAATGGCAATACACAGCCTAGAATCCaactttttatccaaaaatGAAATCTTGACCATTGGATATCAATCAAGATCACCTTAACAAAGCTTAGAAGATAAATCTGATACCCATGTTCTACCTTCTTCATGGTTGAAAAGTAAAGTTTCagaaattttttctttcacttcCCATTGTACCCTTCAGCACGACGTGGGAGGAAGTGTttggtaatatattaaaatgtttttttaaaaaatatatatataaataatatttttttatttttttaaatttatttttaatatgaacgtatcaaaacgatttaaaaacattaaaaaaaaattaaattttaaaaaaagcatttttgacaAGTGCGGATGGCCCGTAGTAGTTGTCAAGCACAAGATTGTATTCGAAAGGGTGTTTTGGTATTTGCATAGTGTTATGTCTTAATAGGACGGCAATATTTTTTAGTCTTCAAAAAAGAAAGTTCTTTCAATTTCACGAGTCGATCCATAATAAATTACAACAGCTTCGTGTTTTGCTGGATATGCATTCTTTTAGGTTTAATTTTAGTTGGCATTTAATGATCACTTAAAAAGCCATGGAAATGATTTGTGGGAGCATCTTAAAGGGTACTTTGATTTGGTTGGTCAAGTCTTGTTTTCAGTTAAACAAGCTTTGTGTGATCATGCAAGATTCTCGAAGCCCTTGATGTTAGCGTATTTGATTTGTATTTGTGGTTTATTTTAAAGAACCAGTAACCttagtttataatttatgtATGATGACTTTAACTGCCCCACTACCTTTGAATTTTCTAAGCAAATATCATTTCCTTCCTCGTTTCTTAATGCCCAGGTCCTCACTTTAAGGTTTGGTTCTCTTTGTAATTCAGTTATTGCAGCTCTGGTGGCCACTTTGATCCGTACACATTAGAAATCATGGTGGAAGATAGAGGGAAAGAAGTTGTGGTTGATATTCAGTCAGTTGAAGACTGGTTATGTCATGCACAAGAGCTTGTTCCTGTAGCCGTTGACAAGGCCAGGGAGGTTAAGGGCTTTCCTGGTAGATGGAAGATGATAATTTCCAAGTTGGAGCAGATCCCATCGCGTTTATCGGATTTGTCAAGCCACCCTTGCTTCTCCAAGAACTCTCTTTGCAAGGAGCAATTGCAGGCTGTGTCAAAAACACTCAAAGAAGCAATTGAATTGGCAATCTTATGTATGGGTGAGAATTATTGTGGTAAGCTTAGGACGCAGAGTGATCTTGATGCTTTATCTGGTAAACTGGATTTGAATTTACGAGATTGTGGACTTTTGATCAAGACTGGGGTGCTTGGCGAGGCTACTATGCCTTCAGCTGTGGCTGGCTCATCAACAGAACCTGAGGCTGCTATTCACAGCAATACAAGGGAATTGCTTGCCCGGCTTCAGATTGGGCACTTGGAGGCGAAGCATAGAGCTCTCGACACGCTTGTTGAGGTCATGAAAGAGGATGAAAAGACTGTTTTGGCTGTTATGGGGCGGAGCAACATTGCTGCTTTAGTCCAGTTGTTAACAGCAACTTCTCCTTGCATTCGAGAAAAGACTGTTACTGCAATCTGCTCACTTGCAGAATCTGGAAGCTGTGAGAATTGGCTTGTTTCAGAGGGTGTTCTGCCACCTCTCATAAGGCTTGTTGAGTCAGGCAGCACTGTGGGCAAAGAGAAGGCTACAATTTCTCTCCAGAGATTGTCAATGTCAACAGAAACAGCCAGGGCAATTGTTGGGCATGGTGGTGTTCGACCACTGATTGAGATCTGTCGAACTGGTGATTCTGTTTCACAGGCTGCAGCGGCTTGCACGTTGAAGAATATCTCAGCTGTCCCTGAGGTTCGACAAGATCTAGCTGAAGAAGGGATCGTGAAGGTAATGATCAATCTCCTAGATTGCGGGATTTTATTGGGATCAAAAGAATATGCAGCAGAATGCTTGCAGAATCTCACTGCCAGCAATGACAATCTGAAAAGAGCTGTTATTTCAGAAGGCGGAATTCGAAGTCTATTGGTATATCTTGATGGTCCACTACCCCAAGAATCTGCAGTTGGGGCATTAAGGAATTTGGTTAGCTCAATTTCAATGGAAATGCTGGTATCTTATTGTTTTCTACCCCGTTTGGTTCATGTGCTCAGGTCTGGATCACTGGGTGCCCAACAGGCTGCTGCAACTGCAATTTGCAGGGTTTGCACATCAGCAGATATGAAAAAATTGGTGGGTGAAGCTGGGTGCATCCCTCTTCTTATAAAATTGCTCGAGGCTAAATCAAACAGTGTTAGAGAGGTTTCTGCGCAAGCAATTTCGAGTTTGGTATCCCTTTCCCACAACCGAAGAGAAGTTAAAAGGGATGATAAAAGTGTGCCAAATCTAGTGCAATTGCTTGATCCAAGTCCACAGAACACTGCAAAGAAATATGCTGTAGCGTCCCTTGCATCACTCGCTTCGAGTAAGAAACGTAAGAGGTTGATGATTTCATATGGAGCGATTGGATATCTCAAGAAGCTTACTGAGATGGACATCCCTGGCGCTAAAAAGCTACTCGAGCGAttagaaaaaaggaaattaagaaGTTTGTTCGGTAAGAAATAGAGAGACGAAAATCTACTTTTGTATGACAAGTTCTCTTCCCTTTTCCTTCATGTATTCACCGTTTAATTCTCTGTACTAAACAAAGTAGTCAATGACAAGCTGAGAGCACTCAAAAGTGTGCTAATCTATGCAATCGATgttctatttataaaaatacataagaaaCCTCTTATGCGGTTATGcttcttttattcttcttctagCTTCCATATTTCGCACGCAGACAGCACTGCAGCCATCATATTTCCGGCCCCATTTCTTTCTGTTACTCAACTTCTCTTTATGTTTGGATAGATCAAAGATCTTCATGCCATAGGCAGACCATTGTAGCTGTCATATTTTAGTTGTGGAAGGAATGGAAGATGTTCCAACCGGTGATTTAAGCCTCTGCAAGGCAACGCAGCTGATCAGCTTCAGGGTTCTTCGTTGAAGTCTCTCTTGGGCTGCCATCCACAACTGGGGGTGTCAAAGAT is part of the Populus trichocarpa isolate Nisqually-1 chromosome 2, P.trichocarpa_v4.1, whole genome shotgun sequence genome and encodes:
- the LOC7494038 gene encoding protein CELLULOSE SYNTHASE INTERACTIVE 3; its protein translation is MVEDRGKEVVVDIQSVEDWLCHAQELVPVAVDKAREVKGFPGRWKMIISKLEQIPSRLSDLSSHPCFSKNSLCKEQLQAVSKTLKEAIELAILCMGENYCGKLRTQSDLDALSGKLDLNLRDCGLLIKTGVLGEATMPSAVAGSSTEPEAAIHSNTRELLARLQIGHLEAKHRALDTLVEVMKEDEKTVLAVMGRSNIAALVQLLTATSPCIREKTVTAICSLAESGSCENWLVSEGVLPPLIRLVESGSTVGKEKATISLQRLSMSTETARAIVGHGGVRPLIEICRTGDSVSQAAAACTLKNISAVPEVRQDLAEEGIVKVMINLLDCGILLGSKEYAAECLQNLTASNDNLKRAVISEGGIRSLLVYLDGPLPQESAVGALRNLVSSISMEMLVSYCFLPRLVHVLRSGSLGAQQAAATAICRVCTSADMKKLVGEAGCIPLLIKLLEAKSNSVREVSAQAISSLVSLSHNRREVKRDDKSVPNLVQLLDPSPQNTAKKYAVASLASLASSKKRKRLMISYGAIGYLKKLTEMDIPGAKKLLERLEKRKLRSLFGKK